The sequence below is a genomic window from [Synechococcus] sp. NIES-970.
ACCGGGAAACAGCAGGAATTTTTAGATTTTGTCTTGCACCAATACATCCGTGAAGGCGTAGGCGAATTGGATCGAAGTAAGTTACCACAACTCATCGAAATTCAATATCACACTGTTAATGAAGGACTCACCCAACTAGGCAAGGATATCGGCAATGTTTTTAGCGATTTTCAAGCCTATCTCTACTCCGATACAGACGAAGCCGCTTAATATCGTCCTAATTGGGGTCAGCTCACGAAACGGATCGTGCGGGTGAGTGTAGAGACGGTGCGGATTGTGGAGGGATTACCTGCCCTGAATGAGAAAAACTAAGGTTCATTTATTGCCATAGAGCTTGACTTTTCCAACTCTCAGGAAAACCCATATTTTTAATATCGACATCAGGGTACATATCAAAGGTCACCTGCAAATGCTTTACGAATTTATGTTCAGGTTTGATGCGATCTAGTAGGTACTGGATACAGCATAATCCTTTGAAAATCTTTCTTCGGTTATTTTGATTTATCTCCGTGATGATAGCTTGGCTTAACCAGTCCTCTTGTAATCTATTGGGTAATTTAGGAGATTCTCCTAATTGCACATTCCAAAGACGCGAGTGATGGGCACAAATATTACGTATATGGGATAGAGAGCGTAACCATGAGATAAAAAACTTATGAGGAATCTGAAAGTAATTATGTACTGCAGATCGAGCATTACAAGGCTTGAGATTTGCATACATTCGGGATAACTGACCAAATGAGATGATCTCCAAAGCCATATAGGAAGGCGGTAGTGGAGGATGAGTATACTTGTTTCGGTAATGCTCGATAAATTCCTCTACTTTTCTACTGTTGCAATATTGAGTGATGAAACTGATTAGCTCTTGATGCTTCTGGACATCATCAAAGAGTGCTGAGTCTACATACCAGTGGGAACCATACTCATGGGATAGTTGATAAATCATTTGGGTTCTGATGGCTACTTCAATGGACTCAGTAGCATTAAATACCAGCATTCTCAGAGATTTATCGAATTTGTAGAGATTGAGAACAGATTCAAAAGTTGTACCTGATCTGTATTGGTGGTTTGGAGAATTTTGTTCTTGGAAGAAATGCAGGTAAGCACTAAGGCGGTAGTAACTAATACGCTTTAAGGTCTGTTCTGCAAACCCTAAATCTTTGATGATTAAACCGCGAGACTGAAGTAAGCTAATCTGTCCTTGAAACGTTAGAGGCGGCTTATTGTATTGCATTGAGACGTATAAAAACTGGAAAATCTGCCAATTGGCACTTCAGTGAGAGGTGTGGCAGATATGTTACCTCTATTCTAGCGGGTCTTGATCTTGCAGACAATTTTCCTTCAGAAGGATGACAGTCATCGAAATTCAGATTTTCGCATTTGCAGAAGCCAATCAGGTTTTGAAGATCTGATAGATAAAAAGTAACCCACCTATTTGAGGATACTGAGAGCATAGCCTTGGCGGGTTTTGTTGCCTTAATTGTAGCGTCTCAGGTTGCGGGCATCATCGCGATATCAGCGGCGATCGCCTCCTGTTCCTGTTCCCTTACCCCAAAAAACAGCCGGAACCTTTAAGGGACAAAGGTTAGGGGCGATGGAGTAACTAGGATTAAAGTTTTTTTGACGGTACTTTTTAGTCCTTTTTGGTAATCGCTGAGGGGTCTTTTTTTGTCGTTTTTAGTCGTTTTGGGGAGGCAGGCTTCGGGGGTCTGGCTTATTATTGTTCCTGCCCACTGCCGTAAAACCCCCGGAATCTAGGGAAAGAATATCACGGGGCGATCGCCAATGATATCCCCGCCCCTGCGACTCGAGAAAAGAATGATACTTTGCAGGAAAAAAAGTACATTTAAAGTCGCCCTAAAGCTTGTGACGGTAAGGCTTTGGGGGATTTGCCCTGGTATCATTTCGGCTTCTTTCGGCCTCTCTTCTTTTTTCTTTTTTGCTCTTCAGGCAGGACGATCGCCTGTTGGCCTTTTTTTTGTATATCGCCGGCCAGCGATATACAAAAAAAGGCCCCTATCCTTTATCTAGTAGGGGTTTTGGGGTTTTTGGGGCTGTACATTTTCTGGATATAGATTTTTTCGAGGCGGTAGTTTTCGGTAGTTTTTGGTACTTGGGGCGATCGCCGCTTTCCCCCCGCCCGCGCGACTCATTCAGAAAATTCACTTTTTAGACAATGCTGGGGTTTCTCAGGGAGTTTTGTCTAAAAAGAAAAATCCCAAAAGCTTTCCCTTACTTGGTTTAAGGCCGGAAACCACAACCTAGACAGAAAGTAGATAGAGGCGATCGCGACTCATTCCTGCACTTTCTCCCTGGGGCATCAAGCAACATTTCGGGATTGATATTTTTTCCATTGATGCCATGCCCACCCCGGCTGATATCCAAGGATAGGGGCCGCCGCCTGCCAGACTTCGAGGGGCGGGGCAAGTTCACCTAAGCGGAATCCTACCCACCCGGGCTTATAGCCGTTGGTTTTCCTTTCGTCCAATAATTCATCGAGGGCGGTTTTCCAGAAGCCATCAAGGGCCGGGGCGATCGCCATAGAGTTGGGTGTAATTTCGCGGGTGGTAACTTTGGTTTCGAGAATCTCCACAGGTTCCCATTCGACAATTTCCCCCTGAGCCGTCTTGACGTAGCGTTTCCGGCCCTTGGGTTTAGCGATGCCCTCTAAAGTCCACTGGCGATCGCCACAGGGCAACCCGTGTTCAATCCAGTTGTCTGCATGATCCAAAATAATCGCTTCATTTTTCCCAGGGAACGGACGTAAACCCCTGCCCACCATCTGAAGAAATAAGGGTAGGGATTTGGTAGGCCGTGCCAGTTGGAGCGCCTCGATCGCCGGAATGTCTGTGCCCTCAGTGAACAGCCCCACATTGCAGACGACCTTAATTTCCCCCGCCTGGAAAGCCTCTAAAGCCGTCTTTCTCACTTCTGAGGGTGTTTTCCCATCAAGGTGAATCGCAGCTATCCCAGCGGCTTGATACATGGCGGCGGTTGCCTTGGAATAATCCCTGTCGATAGCAAAGACCAGACATCGCAGACCGTCGCAATGTTGGCGATAACTGCTCACCAAATCAGCGGCTAATTGATCTCTAGGGTTCAATGCTGCAAGGGATTTTGATGTGTAATCGCCCCGCCTTACTTTCGCCCCTTTAATCACCATTGACTGAGCCGCCGCCAAATAACGGTAGGGGGACAAATGACCTGCATCGATGAGGTCTCGGATGCTGGGGCCGGTGACCATGTGGCTAAACAAATCATCCAGGCCTGCCCCGTCCGCACGGGTGGGAGTCGCGGAAAAACCAAGGACATAAGCAGCATCAAAATGCTCTAAAACCTTTCGATAAGTGGCAGCCGCCGCGTGGTGACATTCATCGATGATGATCGCCCCGAACCTTTCCGGATGATAACGATGCAGTCGTCTCACCAAAGATAGAATCGATGCTGACTGGATTAGGCGATCGCCGTTGTCTGGGTAATTCGCCTTGATGATGCCCACCGGCTCACCACTGACAGCCGCTAATTTTTCGGCCCCCTGGATGACTAATTCTTCGCGGTGGGAGAGCAGTAGAACAGGTGAGCCGCGCTTGATAAATTCATGGGCGATCGCCGAAAGGATGATCGTTTTTCCCCCGCCTGTTGGGAGTTGACCCACTACGCTGTCATGGTGAGAAAGGCTGCTTAGAATCTCGCTGACCATCTCGGATTGATAAGGTCTCAGTTGAAATTTATCCATTAGGCCATCCCCCTGCGATACCAAAGGTTTAAGGAACTGACCCACCCAGACCCGCCGGCATCATCAAGCCATTGGGCAATGGTGGCGATCGCCTTAATGCCGTTGGAATAAACCAGTTTCCGCAGTTCAGCTTTAGACCCTCGGGTGAGAGCCTTTATTGCCGCCTTGGTTGATTCGATTAGGTTCGGATCTGGGGCCGTTGGGTTGTCCTTTAATGTCCCTTTTTGTCCTTCGATGGGGGCGATCGTCGACTCCGTCGCCACAAGTTTAGGGGGTGAATTTTGGGGGGTCAGCAGGGGGTCATTTTGGGTGATTTTTGGCTCAAAAAGTTTTGAAGCTTCTAAATCGCTGTAATCCTTATCAGGTAAGCTCTCCAGAGCCGTGAGCACATCTCTGTTTTCTATAAAAGAAAGGGATCTGCTCACCCCCCCATTTTTGGCCTGTTTTTCGGGGTCAATTTTCACCGCTTCCCAGTCCACAGATCCGACCTGTTGGCGGGTGAATTTTTCTTCCAGGGCGATCAAGATTTCCCGGTGTAACTCCACTGGCAACATGGGGGCGATCGCATACTTTCGGCCTTCCCCCTTGCCATGGGTCACTACATCGAACCCTAGGCGCTTTAGAGCCGCCCTAAGTGACTTGATGGCATCTTTGCTTACGATGCCCCTTAACCGTCGCTTGTGCGGCTGCTGTGATGCCCTATCGTGCCAATCTTGAATATCTTCTTTAGTAAATTTCTGCCCCTCAAGTTTGGCCATTAGCTCCGGAGTACCTAGGCTGTTGAGAGTCTTAATGAGCAGGGCGTCGGTTTTGACATCGCCCAACCAAGCAAAGCCCGTTTTCCTGTAGAGCCGTGCCAGTTCAAACAAGCGTTTTTCTACCTGAGCGATCGCCAATGTTTCATAGTTCAACATCGCAAAAAGGGTTAGCCCCTGGAGTGCCTCCGGGTTTTCTTCGAGTAGGTAAAGGTTTTCCCCTGTGCATTGGGGGGAATGTTGGAAGCCCGGTAGGGTTTTCTCAAGCTTGATTTTCCGAGCAACATCCGTCGCCTTGATATCCCCGTAAGTCTCCGGATCATCCTGTTGTAGTTTGGTGAGCTGGTTTAGGTCACTAGGGGCGATCGCTAAACGGTGAGCCGCCGCGACTTTTATTTCCTCCAGTTCTGCCCTAAGTTCTGCCCTAATGGTTTTCCTGGTAGCCGCTCCATTGTCTGCGTTATCTAGCAGCTCATCGGATGGGGGCAGCATTGGCGCAACAGAGCA
It includes:
- a CDS encoding hypothetical protein (conserved hypothetical protein), which encodes MQYNKPPLTFQGQISLLQSRGLIIKDLGFAEQTLKRISYYRLSAYLHFFQEQNSPNHQYRSGTTFESVLNLYKFDKSLRMLVFNATESIEVAIRTQMIYQLSHEYGSHWYVDSALFDDVQKHQELISFITQYCNSRKVEEFIEHYRNKYTHPPLPPSYMALEIISFGQLSRMYANLKPCNARSAVHNYFQIPHKFFISWLRSLSHIRNICAHHSRLWNVQLGESPKLPNRLQEDWLSQAIITEINQNNRRKIFKGLCCIQYLLDRIKPEHKFVKHLQVTFDMYPDVDIKNMGFPESWKSQALWQ
- a CDS encoding hypothetical protein (conserved hypothetical protein), with the protein product MDKFQLRPYQSEMVSEILSSLSHHDSVVGQLPTGGGKTIILSAIAHEFIKRGSPVLLLSHREELVIQGAEKLAAVSGEPVGIIKANYPDNGDRLIQSASILSLVRRLHRYHPERFGAIIIDECHHAAAATYRKVLEHFDAAYVLGFSATPTRADGAGLDDLFSHMVTGPSIRDLIDAGHLSPYRYLAAAQSMVIKGAKVRRGDYTSKSLAALNPRDQLAADLVSSYRQHCDGLRCLVFAIDRDYSKATAAMYQAAGIAAIHLDGKTPSEVRKTALEAFQAGEIKVVCNVGLFTEGTDIPAIEALQLARPTKSLPLFLQMVGRGLRPFPGKNEAIILDHADNWIEHGLPCGDRQWTLEGIAKPKGRKRYVKTAQGEIVEWEPVEILETKVTTREITPNSMAIAPALDGFWKTALDELLDERKTNGYKPGWVGFRLGELAPPLEVWQAAAPILGYQPGWAWHQWKKYQSRNVA